The following are from one region of the Kwoniella dendrophila CBS 6074 chromosome 6, complete sequence genome:
- a CDS encoding glutaredoxin, with the protein MHSRSTSITSSPSASSSSSFSAFSALGFATSSSDSGSSAIAEKIAATGGSSISPPYSPSHSRSHSPKRSISLPSKFKIPFTTTTISSPRLNKSPIIGLGLGGPSSPMISIPGSSTPPSSSNRSTARRISYNLKSRASHHSLPLTIGGLFTLALFIYIKYINNQNGLNEVSRFNNLSRLQLYGRSRFSNEEHSLKQQQEAQKYHKPDYEPDNGISLLLDEDELIAEDDLFWDTYKEAKPKTKEEIEQEKELKKHKEDVIKQDKIQSLRALIWWLAEGGILPNDFKPPTKQHLKKLGGRGFERLLEDIDSGTDSDDDNSEIFDNGWAEFANRRYRVVIFSKTHCPYSKKAKSIFGEYHISPAPFIIELDQRSDMDKIQTLLQRITGRRTVPNVLLDFESIGGSDDVTLLHSEGGLQRKLEDSDLLPFSRRRRPAPVVPVEPVPEVVAEPAEPIVEEQSTIENIPEVIGEAEAEFNEQIKRQIVEEPEQEEILSDTSAELSPTQEEVSAESEEDVLSDASPDNQEEMVSTPIGNLENDILIINNVQPRYQHTEVNTNAQRLVNKRKIAPGTGTLEFTSWDERGSWKNIGNNGFKLKQ; encoded by the exons ATGCATAGTAGATCAACTTCTAtaacatcttcaccatctgcatcttcttcttcctctttctctgcattttcagctttaggtttcgctacatcttcatcagattcaggttcttcagcGATAGCAGAAAAGATAGCTGCAACAGGaggatcatcaatatcaccaCCTTATTCACCATCTCATTCACGTTCACATTCACCtaaaagatcaatttcattacCATCGAAATTCAAAATACCTTTTACTACAACAACGATTTCATCACCTAGATTAAATAAATCACCTATTATAGGtctaggtttaggtggaccatcttcaccaatgATTTCAATACCTGGCTCATCAACTCCACCAAGCAGCAGTAACAGATCAACAGCAAGAAGAATATCGTATAACCTGAAAAGTCGTGCATCACATcattcattacctttaacaatTGGTGGATTATTTACATTAGCTTTATTCATTTACATAAAATAcataaataatcaaaatggatTGAACGAAGTCAGTAGATTTAACAATTTATCACGATTACAGTTATATGGTAGATCAAGATTTTCCAACGAAGAACATTCTTTAAAGCAACAACAAGAAGCTCAAAAGTATCATAAACCAGATTATGAACCTGATAATGGAATTTCTTTGTTactagatgaagatgaattaattgctgaagatgatctatttTGGGATACAtataaagaagctaaaccaaaaacaaaagaagaaattgaacaagaaaaagaattgaaaaaacatAAAGAGGATGTCATCAAACAAGATAAAATTCAATCTTTAAGAGCTTTAATTTGGTGgttagctgaaggtggtatattACCAAATGATTTTAAACCTCCAACTAAACAACATTTGAAAAAATTAGGTGGAAGAGGTTTTGAAAGATTATTagaagatattgattcaggtacagactcagatgatgataattcaGAAATTTTCGATAATGGTTGGGCTGAGTTTGCTAATAGAAGATATAGAGTAGTTATTTTCTCCAAA ACACACTGTCCATACTccaaaaaagctaaatcaatctTCGGTGAATACCATATTTCACCTGCACCATTTATAATCGAACTTGATCAACGAT CCGATATGGATAAAATACAAACTTTATTACAACGTATAACAGGTAGAAGAACTGTACCTAATGTTCTGTTAGATTTCGAATCAATTGGTGGATCTGATGATGTTACATTGTTACAttctgaaggtggattacaaaggaaattagaagattcagatttattaccattttcaagaagaagaagacccGCACCTGTAGTACCTGTTGAACCTGTTCCTGAGGTAGTAGCTGAACCAGCAGAGCCCATCGTAGAGGAACAATCAACCATTGAAAATATACCTGAAGTTATCGGggaagctgaagctgaattcAATGAACAAATCAAAAGACAGATTGTCGAAGAACcggaacaagaagaaattttgAGTGATACATCTGCAGAGCTCTCGCCTACTCAAGAAGAAGTGTCAgctgaaagtgaagaagatgtattaTCCGATGCATCACCAGACAACCAAGAGGAGATGGTCAGTACACCAATCGGtaatttagaaaatgatatattaaTTATCAACAATGTTCAACCTCGATATCAGCATACTGAAGTAAACACCAACGCACAAAGGCTAgtcaacaaaagaaaaatagcTCCTGGTACAGGAACTTTAGAATTTACTTCTTGGGATGAAAGAGGTAGTTGGAAAAATATCGGTAACAATGGATTCAAATTGAAACaataa